TGATTTTTCCAAATACGACATTCTCCCTTTTTATATTACCAAACAAGGCGAATGGCGCTCCGGGCCGCAGCTCGCCGGACCGCTTGAAAGGGTGGAGCAGCTGACGTTTCAGCCGGCACTCGAGGAAGGCGGCACCGCTGCGCTGCAGCCATTTTTCGGCTCCGCTGTGACGGCATCCGGCTCCAGATCCTCAGGCAGCGCGGCCGGTCCTATCGATGTGGTGCTGCCGCTTCTTCACGGGACGTTCGGCGAAGACGGCACGATCCAGGGCTTGCTGGAGATGGCGAACATCCCTTATGTAGGCGCCGGCGTCTTGGCTTCCGCCGTCGGTATGGATAAAGTCATGATGAAGAAAATATTCGCCCAAGAAGGGCTTCCGCAGTGCGTGTTCCGTCATTTTACCCGCAACCAATGGGAGAAGGACCACCCGTATTTCCTGATGGAAATCGAGGTTGCGATCGGTTACCCATGCTTTGTCAAGCCCGCCAACCTCGGCTCCAGCGTGGGCATCACGAAAGCCCATAACCGCGACGAGCTGATAAAAGCGATCGAAGTAGCCTTCCAATATGATCGGAAGGTCATCGTCGAGGAAAACATCGACGCCCGCGAGATCGAAGTCAGCGTGCTCGGCAACGACGATCCGATCGCTTCCGTGCCGGGCGAAATCGTTTCTTCCAATGAATTTTACGATTATAAGGCAAAATATATCGACGGCAAATCGGCCATGATCATCCCTGCGGATATCCCGAGTGAGCTCGCCGCGCAATTTCGTGAACTGGCCGTTCGCGCTTTTCAGGCGATTGACGGCTCCGGCCTGTCGCGTGTCGATTTCTTTTTGACCCGGGACAGCGGTAAAATCTACATTAACGAAATCAACACGATGCCCGGCTTTACTCCTTTCAGCATGTATCCGCTGCTGTGGAAGGAAAGCGGCAAATCTTATGCCGAGCTGCTCGACGATTTGATCCGGCTCGCGGTCGAACGCCATGCGGCCAAGCAGTCGATTCAATATACGTTTGACCTGTAAACTAACTTCTGCATTCTATCGGGAGGTGTTCAGCATGGGCTTTCAAACCGAATTCAATTCCGTCTGCAAATTCAAGTCGGAGCAGGAACTGTACGAATTGCTCGAATACGGGCGGGGCAAGATGGTCAAAAGCGGCTTCCGTGTCTACCCCACCGGGCAAAAGGTGATTGCCTACACGCCGGACAACAAGGCGGTGGCGATCGTCAAAATCTTGGCCTCCATCGCTGAAATCAACTTTCAGGGAGAAGAGGTTACGCAGGTCGAGATGGAGCTCGTCCGCAAGCTGACCGAGCAGGAAGCGGCCGTTCAGACCGCGCTGGCGCACGAGATGTTTTTCGGCGAACCTCACAAATGAAAAATCGGTGTTGAGCCCTTTGCCATCCGGCGAAGGGTTTTTTCCTGTTTTGGGGGACACTAACCGCAGCATTTCGTGAAACGGAAGGTGAGCCCATTGATCGTGCGTCTCGGCTACGTGGCGATGTCCACCGTCGTAAAAAACGCTTCCCCCTCCAAAACGATGACCGCCACCGCCTTTGCGAAGCTGGAGGACCGGGAAGCGGCCATACGCAAGCTGGAGAGGATTGCGGGGGAAAA
The window above is part of the Paenibacillus hamazuiensis genome. Proteins encoded here:
- a CDS encoding D-alanine--D-alanine ligase gives rise to the protein MSEKIRVGLIYGGRSGEHDVSLQTALAVIKAFDFSKYDILPFYITKQGEWRSGPQLAGPLERVEQLTFQPALEEGGTAALQPFFGSAVTASGSRSSGSAAGPIDVVLPLLHGTFGEDGTIQGLLEMANIPYVGAGVLASAVGMDKVMMKKIFAQEGLPQCVFRHFTRNQWEKDHPYFLMEIEVAIGYPCFVKPANLGSSVGITKAHNRDELIKAIEVAFQYDRKVIVEENIDAREIEVSVLGNDDPIASVPGEIVSSNEFYDYKAKYIDGKSAMIIPADIPSELAAQFRELAVRAFQAIDGSGLSRVDFFLTRDSGKIYINEINTMPGFTPFSMYPLLWKESGKSYAELLDDLIRLAVERHAAKQSIQYTFDL